In one Carettochelys insculpta isolate YL-2023 chromosome 6, ASM3395843v1, whole genome shotgun sequence genomic region, the following are encoded:
- the RTN4RL2 gene encoding reticulon-4 receptor-like 2 has protein sequence MLPRLGCILHGSGTRLFCVLALLVALPPGEPTCPMLCTCYLSPPTVSCQANNFSSVPRALPPNAQRLFLQNNLIGALRAGTFGPSTVTLWLYSNNISSIQPGTFHHLPALEELDLGDNRHLRSLDPDTFWGLERLQALHLYRCQLSSLPSALFRSLFSLQYLYLQENSLLYLQDDLFVDLANLSHLFLHGNKLRTLSEHVFRGLRGLDRLLLHANRLHVVHPWAFHDLAKLTILYLFNNSLASLPGETLASLPALEFLRLNNNPWACDCRARSLWAWFQRARVSSSAVACASPPERQGRDLRHLGQADFQDCPPANHAPARPAGGAKPRGGEAGTGQPRSNDSSKHLYELGEAGAPPALPSSYRDLPASDIGSPKADAPTEVDYWAGYGSEDGRLKEGCAGPGCSPLDSGARPPGILPTPLLLLLLGVPCL, from the exons ATGCTGCCCCGGCTGGGATGTATCCTGCATG GCTCAGGCACCCGCCTCTTCTGCGTCCTGGCGCTGCTGGtggctctgccccccggggagCCCACCTGCCCCATGCTGTGCACCTGCTACCTCTCCCCGCCCACGGTCAGCTGCCAGGCCAACAACTTCTCCTCTGTGCCCCGCGCGCTGCCCCCCAACGCCCAGCGCCTCTTCCTGCAGAACAACCTGATCGGGGCGCTGCGGGCGGGCACCTTCGGGCCCAGCACCGTCACCCTCTGGCTGTACTCCAACAACATTTCCTCCATCCAGCCTGGCACCTTCCACCACCTGCCCGCCCTGGAGGAGCTGGACCTGGGCGACAACCGCCACCTGCGCAGCCTGGACCCCGACACGTTCTGGGGGCTGGAGCGCCTGCAGGCCCTGCACCTCTACCGCTGCCAGCTCAGCAGCCTGCCCAGTGCTCTCTTCCGCTCCCTCTTCAGCCTGCAGTACCTGTACCTACAGGAGAACAGCCTGCTCTACCTCCAG gACGACCTGTTTGTGGACCTGGCCAACCTGAGCCACCTCTTCCTGCACGGGAACAAGCTGCGGACACTGTCGGAGCACGTCTTCCGGGGGCTGCGTGGGCTGGACCGGCTGCTGCTTCACGCCAACCGCCTGCACGTGGTGCACCCCTGGGCCTTCCACGACCTGGCCAAGCTCACCATCCTCTACCTGTTCAACAACAGCCTGGCCTCGCTGCCGGGTGAGACGCTGGCCTCGCTGCCGGCGCTAGAGTTCCTGCGCCTCAACAACAACCCCTGGGCCTGCGACTGCCGTGCCCGCTCCCTGTGGGCCTGGTTCCAGCGCGCCCGGGTCTCCAGCTCGGCCGTGGCCTGTGCCAGCCCGCCCGAGCGCCAGGGCCGTGACCTGCGCCACCTCGGCCAGGCCGACTTCCAGGACTGCCCGCCGGCCAACcatgccccggcccggcccgctggGGGCGCCAAGCCAAGGGGGGGCGAGGCCGGGACAGGCCAGCCCCGCAGCAACGACTCCTCCAAACACCTGTACGAGCTGGGGGAGGCCGGGgcgccccccgccctcccctcctcctaccGGGACCTGCCGGCCAGCGACATCGGCAGCCCCAAGGCCGACGCGCCCACCGAGGTGGACTACTGGGCCGGCTACGGCAGCGAGGACGGCCGGCTCAAGGAGGGCTGTGCCGGGCCTGGCTGCTCCCCGCTGGACTCTGGGGCCCGCCCCCCGGGCATACTgcccacccccctgctgctgctgcttctgggggtcccCTGCCTCTGA